Sequence from the Rutidosis leptorrhynchoides isolate AG116_Rl617_1_P2 chromosome 3, CSIRO_AGI_Rlap_v1, whole genome shotgun sequence genome:
AGAGCTTAACCCTTTATGTAAAACTTTACTAATAACTCAAGATGACCCAAAAACCTAATATAATCCCTGAGATCTAGTATCTATATCCTCATAAAAGTAATTAGATATGAAtaacaagaaaagaaaaaaaatagtgaGAAAGTCATTTTGAACGAGTGTCAACTTAAAAGTTAGTTGACCATCTATACTTAACTATACATGAGGTACTTGTACTTGGGGCCCTATTTCACGATATTCGCAATATATGCTTATAGCAATATTACTAAGTAATATATAACCCCCCGACTCTTAGAAGTGTATTGTTAATCAGTTTATACAATCACGTCTAATTACATTTTATAAGATAATAAAGCATAGAAACGGCATTTTCCTAACAATATCCTATACCACCTATGACGCCAACGGCTCACCATATGCTGAATGTCGTTACCACCTTACAAGCAATAACCCGTCTACCAAACACATCTTAAAGAATTTCCAACATAACCATCAGTAaccataaaaaaaatactaatcacACGAAAGCAATAAGAAGAACAGCATTCACGGCTACTATTAGAATCATAATTCATAATACTTAAGAGGTAATATAGTTTAAAAGCATAAGGTAGAAGAAACATGTATCTAGCACATATTAAGTACAACAGATACCTACAGCAATGGCTCCTAATGGTGATCATAAGCCTAACCCAACAGTACGGCCGTCCCTTCGACGAAGTCCAGCGGTATATTGTTTCTCCAAGTCCATCTGAAGCTCTTTCTGCTTCTCGGCAAGATTGTTGTCTTGAATATCGGGTTTTTGTTCCACTTTCACGTCTCCTTTCACACCCTACAATTGGCCATACCAACCTCAGACTCTAAAACATGTGTTAGTTTAGCATCACAAAATAACTCTAACACACTGTGCATACTTCTACTTAGAGGTGGCATGTTAGTAAGGTTGGTTTTGGTTGACCTAAAAACATGTTTGTCTACTTTTAAAAATTGTTATGTGACCTATATGTGTGAATTATGACTACAAAATTTGTGCTACTAATAATTATAAGCATTTTATGCATTATAAAAGCACCATGACATTCGCTTTCTGGCAAATGTTTTTGATTTCATCCATTCTCCACATTAGTTTGAAAACAGCACATTCATACCATCATGCAGGGGTGAAACTATTTGGGGGCAGGGTGGGGcacccgcccccagtggatttgcaattttcagtgtaaaaattttgggtttttcgattttgccctcAGTGGATTtcctttttttgccccaaaacctacatattttgccccagaaCCTTCAATTTTTGCCCAAatttctccaacttttgccccaaaaccttcaaattttgcccaaaaaccctCAGATTTGGTCCAAAAACCTCCATAGTTTGCCTAGAAACCTCAATTTTTCCTCAAAACCTCCATATTGCCTAAACaattgctacggttttaattttttttttttttgcacccGGTAAAAAAAATCCTAGTTCCGCCGCTGCCATCATGGGGTGCAAATGCCACCTCTAATTCCAGTGAGTGAGTGAGTGAGTACACAGCTTAAACCAGGTAAAAGAATTTACCATTAGTTTTTTAAATTTCTCTTGTCGTTCACGATCAGAAAACGTGGATGTATCCCATCGATGAGCCACCTGCATGGGCCCAAAAAAGAGGAAAGATGGTGAACAGCAAACACTAGAGCttgaatacaaaataaataaataaatgagaaaTTGAGCAAGAAGAACAAGCTCTGCCTTCTTGGTCTGTGtttctttttgttttatttaaaattaaaagaAGATGGATTGAGCACTGGGTCAAAACAGGTAACTTTTTATATGTGGGTTTCAACCAGGTTATCTGGCTGACCCACTTAACACGTCTTTGTCTACTTTTTGTGTAATTATAAGTAACACAATAAATTAGTAATACACAATTTAGAACATTGTAGCATGACCTACTCAACCTGTTCCATTGTATGACCCATTTTTAATAAAATACGACCAGGATTGGTGTCCTTCCATATAAAAAGGGCTCAAATTGATAACTTCCGTTTTACTTAACAAACACATGTGCCTCATTGTATATATTTAAAGAGCATTGTTTACTATATCATTTTCCTTAACAATCACTGTTCTTTTACAATCAAAATACTACTTCTACCAGATACTGTTGATGACAAACACTAACAATTTCAGCATAGCGAAAAATAAATagaaaattatattaaaaagataCCTCCTCAACAGGGGTGCTCTTCTTACTCCCCCACAAAAGCTTCTTTTTTTGGTCAGTTGACATGATGCCCGTTCCAATGAGATTTTTATTCACTATTAAAGATAAAATTCAAGTGAAAAAATAAGAACCTTTAACGTTCTCGAGTGATTAACATAATATATTATCTCAGGTCATAAAACATACCTAACTCTGCAGCCTTCATTGCAGCAATCTTTGCAGAGTCTATGTCAGAATCTTTAACAAAATCTTGCTCAGTAGCTTTACCAACAACGTCTTGACCTTGTTTTGAACTTGAAGATTGGACTTCATTAGCTACAGTCAAATGTTTTAAAGCTAGATTAAATATTCTTAATTATTTAAAGAATCCAATAAGGAAGagagaaaatatatataaatagttattaATATACCATCCTTGCTGTACTCAGTATCTTTATAAATGCTAAACTTTGACTTCTTTACAGGAACATCACTTTTATCATCAACCCGCTCTCTAGGTTCCTTAAAATGTCTGTCCTTGAGTCCACGTGTTTCCTGATCATACGACTTTCCCTTTTCAAACTTCGTATATTTTGGGTCATCCAACTCCTTTGAATCCCTCCAAGAATTGTCTTTATGATGATGCCCAGACCGTTTTTCATCCCTAATATCATCCCTCTTATACCTATCCCTATATCTATGGCCTGAACCATCTGATTTATCTCTTGATCTGTTATGCTCATGATCTCTTCTAGAACGGTCACTATAGCTATCATGACTGCCACTGCCACCCTTTGTTCCTTGAATGTTCTTATGATCTTCATCTGCATACTTATCACGTCTTCTATAATCCTCATGTCTACGATCATTATAAAATCTTCTATCAGTGTTTCTGTTAGAACCGATACCCCTGCTGTGATGGCTTCTTTTGTGATCCCTATCTATGTCCCTCTTGTCATCCTTCCTATGAGTAGGAGTAGAACTACGCTCATGTACAGGCTCCCCTGCAAATCATATTATGTTATTAACTGGTATGCAGATGTTAGAACAGCATATGTTAAATTGCTCTCTCAAAATGCATCCATTAATTTATACAAAAATAAGATGGCATGAATTAAACTACGGACATAAAACAAAATTATGCAACTATTAATAAAATAACTATTACAGACACAAAACAAATATATGCAAAGATTAATTAAATAGCTATTATAAGGTCAGGTCCAGATATAACCAGTCTCTTACAAAGTGATGAACTGAAACTGCCTACGAATCTTAGTAAGCTTTTCATGCCTTTAACATACACTTGCACACATCATTTTATTTTCGATTAACAGATAAGAAAAAAACCATTCCCCCTTTCCTTCACATTTTAAGCTGTACAAGTGATTTTAAGTTATTCGTATGAACTAAACTAATTATCATATTTCAAAAGCAGACCACTCAAACATCTAAAAAACACAATATCTCCTACATGTGCATCTAAAATCACAGCAAGATGACTAACAAGTAACGTGAACTCCATGACAAAACTCAAATATAAGATGTAAGCATAACTAACCATCGGATGAAGACGAGCCGCTCACTGGTGACCTTCGCCGATATTTTCGGTTCGAAGGATCATTTGAAGGTTTGTGAAATGCTGTTTTGGCTCCAACGCCATCTGCTGGAGAACGTGAGCCAGAATCCATATCCTCTAATAATACCGTATATCACCAGAATCACATTAAAAAAACTCAACATCATATCATatgattataaaataaaaaaataacaaagtATGTACAAATTATAACCTGAATACATCAATCAATCAATATACCTATAATAATTCAATTTCCGTTTAATATCCGGATA
This genomic interval carries:
- the LOC139898722 gene encoding uncharacterized protein; this translates as MDSGSRSPADGVGAKTAFHKPSNDPSNRKYRRRSPVSGSSSSDGEPVHERSSTPTHRKDDKRDIDRDHKRSHHSRGIGSNRNTDRRFYNDRRHEDYRRRDKYADEDHKNIQGTKGGSGSHDSYSDRSRRDHEHNRSRDKSDGSGHRYRDRYKRDDIRDEKRSGHHHKDNSWRDSKELDDPKYTKFEKGKSYDQETRGLKDRHFKEPRERVDDKSDVPVKKSKFSIYKDTEYSKDANEVQSSSSKQGQDVVGKATEQDFVKDSDIDSAKIAAMKAAELVNKNLIGTGIMSTDQKKKLLWGSKKSTPVEEVAHRWDTSTFSDRERQEKFKKLMGVKGDVKVEQKPDIQDNNLAEKQKELQMDLEKQYTAGLRRRDGRTVGLGL